The following are encoded together in the Mustelus asterias unplaced genomic scaffold, sMusAst1.hap1.1 HAP1_SCAFFOLD_794, whole genome shotgun sequence genome:
- the LOC144487445 gene encoding putative G-protein coupled receptor 148: MNESGNGTASEVHLIEVRVFASVTSFVLLAFFNFVINCTILSEDRLRSQARFVLLFHLLLSGLIYFGLSSTFYVLIYLGVAMSTSSCLALLLFLMMSASTILLTLTVMAVDRYLAICHPLKYSSCCTQGRVWVLSSLTWAVSAVIPLILISPHLRWEPRLREAESCSASNLPSRYSMKQTSKILLICICTVLILYSYFKILAEGRRIGVLNRLNKRARSTILMHGAQLAVYIIPNFINFTLQLVAHAGSLHQDTKSLFEVLNFAFFSLAQCVSPVIYGLRKEELWELTSRRFPCFLWDFKGALEWLVRATLLLPAKSSLPPAAASPEELTLVSDKTPAECSK; this comes from the coding sequence ATGAATGAATCGGGGAATGGGACTGCCAGTGAGGTACACCTCATCGAAGTCCGGGTCTTTGCATCTGTCACCTCCTTCGTCCTGTTGGCGTTCTTCAACTTTGTGATTAACTGCACCATCCTGAGCGAGGACCGTCTGCGCTCCCAGGCGCGTTTCGTCCTGCTCTTCCACCTCCTGCTCTCCGGCCTGATCTACTTTGGCCTGAGCAGCACCTTCTACGTCCTCATCTACCTGGGGGTGGCCATGTCGACGTCCTCCTGCCTGGCGCTGCTCCTCTTCCTGATGATGAGCGCCTCCACCATCCTGCTGACCCTGACCGTGATGGCGGTCGACAGGTACCTGGCCATCTGCCACCCCCTCAAGTACAGCTCCTGCTGCACCCAGGGCAGGGTCTGGGTCCTCAGCAGCCTGACCTGGGCTGTCTCGGCTGTCATCCCCCTCATCCTCATCTCGCCGCACTTGAGGTGGGAGCCCAGGCTCAGGGAGGCCGAGAGTTGCTCggcctccaacctcccctcccgCTACTCCATGAAGCAAACCTCCAAGATCCTGCTGATCTGCATCTGCACCGTGCTCATCCTGTACAGCTACTTCAAGATCCTGGCGGAGGGCAGGCGCATCGGGGTGCTGAACCGACTGAACAAGAGGGCTCGGAGCACCATTCTGATGCACGGGGCTCAGCTGGCCGTCTACATCATCCCCAATTTCATCAACTTCACCCTGCAACTGGTGGCCCACGCCGGCAGTCTCCACCAGGACACCAAGTCCCTCTTCGAGGTGCTGAACTTCGCCTTCTTCAGCCTGGCCCAGTGCGTCAGCCCCGTCATCTACGGCCTGCGCAAGGAGGAGCTGTGGGAGCTCACCTCCCGCAGGTTCCCCTGCTTCCTCTGGGACTTCAAGGGGGCGCTGGAGTGGCTGGTGCGGGCCACCCTGCTCCTGCCGGCAAAATCGAGCCTCCCGCCGGCCGCCGCCAGCCCCGAGGAGCTAACCCTGGTCAGTGACAAGACCCCGGCCGAGTGCAGCAAGTGA